In Tursiops truncatus isolate mTurTru1 chromosome X, mTurTru1.mat.Y, whole genome shotgun sequence, the following proteins share a genomic window:
- the LOC101329094 gene encoding small integral membrane protein 10-like protein 2A, whose protein sequence is MAASAALSAAAAAAMSGLAVRLSRSAAARGSYGAFCKGLTRTLITFFDLAWRLRMNFPYFYIVASVMLNVRLQVRIE, encoded by the coding sequence ATGGCGGCGTCGGCGGCCCTgtctgcggcggcggcggctgccaTGTCGGGCCTGGCGGTGCGGCTGTCTCGCTCAGCTGCGGCCCGCGGCTCGTACGGCGCCTTCTGCAAGGGGCTCACGCGCACGCTGATCACCTTCTTCGACCTGGCCTGGCGGCTGCGCATGAACTTCCCCTACTTCTACATCGTGGCCTCGGTGATGCTCAACGTCCGCCTGCAGGTGCGGATCGAGTGA